CTTTCCTTTAATCATTTTCTTGATTCTTTTATTGGTTTTATCTTGATCTTGTCTTGACTTTTGCTTTGATCTTGGTCTTCTAAGAGAGTGTTCTCCATAATACATGCACAATCGACCAATTTTACCTATATCAACTTGGGGTTAGTTTCATCAAAGGTGATACGGACTTATTCTTTATAGTGATAGTTCGTTTATTAATGATTCTAAAACCTTTACTAGAGGTGTAATATCCTAAGAATAAACTTCATCAGCTTTAGCGTTGAATTTGCTAAGGTTGCCCTTTCTGTTATTAAGGACAAAGCACTAGCATATAAAAATATAGAGATGAGAAATATTAGGCTTCCTTCCGTTGTATAATTCATAGGAGACAtcttcaaaattaattttaactagATATGATTCATCACATAGCAAGCAATACTTATTACATCAGCTCATACATATTTAGGAAGACTGGTTCCATTAAGTGACCTTGCTAGCTCTTCAAGAGATATATTCTTTGATTCCACTACCCCAGTATTTTAGGAGTTCGTGGAACAAATAAAGTGTGcttttttttcattctcattGTAAAATTTCTTGAATTTCATATTTTGAAATTCACTTATGCGGTCACTTTGGGTATAAGCAATGCTTAAGCCTTTTTCATTTTTGATAACTTTGGTCAATTTCTAAAAGGCATAGAACACATCTTTTTTATGAGATAAGAAAAACATCTAGGTATAACCAGAATAGTCTTCCACTATTACAAGGGCATATTAATTCCTGCCAAACCTCATGGTTCTTAATGGGGAAAAAATTCATATACAAGAGTTGTAAAGgcctatttgtaaaaaaaaaaattaatttaaagggGCCTTTATTTTCTTACCCTTTAGTATGCACCACACAACCGATTCTTTTAagctacaagctaacttaaacaaatGGGCTAAATAAACAGGCCCAACTCGACATGCTAACAATCTTAGCATTTCGACTGTTGTATGCTTGAGCGCACTTCGACATTAGCATGCAGGACTTCGACATCAGCATGTGAACAGACTTTGACAACATGCTTAATcactatcgaaccaagaagctatcctTCTTGAGACTAGAGTTTGATCTAAAACCTCACAAATCTCCAGCTTGGAACAAACTCTAGAACaccaagggaacaaactagctttcttcatgcagctttatcaactgcatgcAGTGGAAGAACTTGAAacttggcaatgtcttggtgatcatatcacaACATTATGATTTGTCGAAACCTTTAGCACTtagacttctccatgctcgattattTCTCTAACGAAACGCAGTCTTACATCGATATGCTTGATTCGCTCATGATAAGTTGAATTATTCAACAAATGTATTGCACTTTGgctatcacatttaacaatgattcctcgaccttgaagtttcagctccttcgcaaaaccttcaaaccacaatgcttctttcacaacttcagtgggggcaatatattccgcttcagtggttgataagaCAACAACCTTCTAAATTGTCGCTTTCCAACTAACTGTTGTGCCAAGCATAGTGAAAATATATCCAGAAATatattttctggaatccatacaacctgcataatcagagtcgacaaatCCTTCGATTTCTACTTTTCTATCATCACCACATGCTCCATCATAAATCAGGACTCTACTTAGAGACCCATTTATCTACCTTAGAATTCACTTCAATGCTTGTCAGTGCGTCTTTCCAAGACTCACTATATACCTTCTTACAAAACTTACTGCATATGCAATGTCTGGCATATTACAAACCAAGTGCAACATCTATGGAGTTGCTATATTCAATTAACATCCCCACAATCAAGTGCAACATGATAGAATAAAACATATTGAAGTTGCTATACACTTCAtaagaaaatgagaaaaaggttcatacactgacagtgtaaaattattttacactgtcaaccaatcacaaccttgTATCAGAATAAATCACACTTTAAATTAAAAGTTCTTTTAATGACAAGGCACTTTGttagttttctattggatgacagtgtaaaataattttacacagtGCATATAAATTAAACTCTAAGAAAATAGATATATAACGGCCTAATTTGTAGTTTATGCATCTCTTTTCAAGATAGGCTTGCATATCATCTAATTAAAGGGTTGAACAAGAATAACTTTGAAAGGATTGTTTTTAAATCCATAGCTATTTATTTACTTAAAGTATTAtaaattatgtatttttattattagtagTAATTTATATTCCACCCATTAATCTATTAATCAGACTCATTAAGTTAAAATATCCTACATAAATTAATACGTATACTTTGAAATATATAATTCAGTTTTCAGTAAGCATAATGgtgtaaaaattaaatgaaaactaTTTTGGTATTAAAACCTCCCTCATATCAACCAAACAtatcataaaatataaatattatccaTGGGATGCTGATTCTAACACCAATATGCTTTTATATAGTTATGGAACTCTCACAGAGCAACCAAGTGCAAGCGATCATAGGAACTATTACGCACAACGAAGCAACACTTGCAAGTGAATTCAGTGGCACCATAAACACCATTCCTATCATGTCTCTAACTTCATTTTCAGCCAGACCAGAATTACTATCTCCTAGATTGCCACATTTCATCCAAGTAGGGGATGATATTAACCTTCATATGCAATGCATATCAGCAATTGTAGGAGAATTCGGATGGAAAAAGGTGACAGTAATTTATGAACTTAATAACGACTTTTCATCTGATCCAGGGATACTACTTAGCCTCTCTTATTCTCTTAAACTTGTTGGTTCCGAAATTGATAACCATTTAGCTTTCCCGTCTTTATCCACTCTTTCAGACCCGAAAACTACAATTGAAAATGAGCTTCATAAGCTGAAAAAGAAGAGTAATAGGGTCTTCTTGATTGTTCATTCTTCTTTAGAGTTGGCTAACATGCTTTGTGAGAAAGCAAAGCAAATAGGTTTGATGGAAAAAGGTTCTGTATGGATTATCCCAAACGAAGTTGCTGGTCTTCTTGATTCGGTTAACTCTTCTGTTATCTTCAACATGCAAGGCGTTGTTGGATTTAAAACACACTTCATTGAAAAGAGTGAGGCTTTTAGAGAGTTTAAGTTCAAATTCCAGAGAAAATTTTCTCTAGAATACCCTGAAGAAGATAACATAAATCCAAGTATCTTTGCACTTCAAGCGTATGATGCAACTAAGGCTATTGCTAAGGCTGCAAATAAATCATCACAGGGAAAATTCAGCCTCACAGAATTCTCAAAAATGACTTTTTTGTCCAATAAATTTGAAAGACTAAGTGGAAAGACATTCTCGAAGAAGAACGGACAATTGTTGCAATCACCAACTTTCAACATAATTAATGTGATTGGGAAAAGTTATAGAGAAATGGCATCTTGGTCTCCAGCGCTTGGTTTTTCCAAACATATTGTTAACCATAATAAGGTAATGGAGATAAGGGCAAACAATGATGATTCTGATGGAGTTTTCAAAACAGTTTATTGGCCGGGAGAATTGCAATCAGTTCCTAAGGGTCATAATAATGAACAAAGGTCATTGAAAATAGCAATACCTTCAAATGGTGCTTTTACTCAGTTTGTGAATGTGGAATATGATCAGGGAAACAATGAACCTAAAGTCACTGGTTTCTCCGTCAGTGTCTTTAAAGCAGCTGTCAAACGTTTACCTTATGTTTTAAATTACAAGTTTTTTCCCTTCAATGGATCATATGATGAAATGGTTGATCATGTCTACAATAAGGTATGGTAACTACTAACTAGTTTATCGGTGCTTCTGCTTAACACAAAtctaacattttgtttttgatgcAGACATTGGATGCTGCAGTTGGCGATACGTCAATAGTGGCATATAGATATCATTTAGTGGAATTCTCACAGCCTTATATTGAATCTGGCCTACACATGGTGGTTACTGAACAACcagcaaaatcaaaagaaacatggATGTTTTTGGCTGC
This region of Vicia villosa cultivar HV-30 ecotype Madison, WI unplaced genomic scaffold, Vvil1.0 ctg.002425F_1_1, whole genome shotgun sequence genomic DNA includes:
- the LOC131638799 gene encoding glutamate receptor 2.9-like isoform X2, whose translation is MGRNSSLQLIICFNIVLYLLAWSRVQTSHSLVLQRTTIMSIGAVLDLTSLMGKQQKIAMDIAVEEFNIDQFSSFNIDLQIKDSHRNSAQVIASVMELSQSNQVQAIIGTITHNEATLASEFSGTINTIPIMSLTSFSARPELLSPRLPHFIQVGDDINLHMQCISAIVGEFGWKKVTVIYELNNDFSSDPGILLSLSYSLKLVGSEIDNHLAFPSLSTLSDPKTTIENELHKLKKKSNRVFLIVHSSLELANMLCEKAKQIGLMEKGSVWIIPNEVAGLLDSVNSSVIFNMQGVVGFKTHFIEKSEAFREFKFKFQRKFSLEYPEEDNINPSIFALQAYDATKAIAKAANKSSQGKFSLTEFSKMTFLSNKFERLSGKTFSKKNGQLLQSPTFNIINVIGKSYREMASWSPALGFSKHIVNHNKVMEIRANNDDSDGVFKTVYWPGELQSVPKGHNNEQRSLKIAIPSNGAFTQFVNVEYDQGNNEPKVTGFSVSVFKAAVKRLPYVLNYKFFPFNGSYDEMVDHVYNKTLDAAVGDTSIVAYRYHLVEFSQPYIESGLHMVVTEQPAKSKETWMFLAAFTKEMWLMMTAMHVFVGFVIWLIEREVNEDLRGFGSMLWFLVTVLFYAHREPIRRPLAQVVLTPWLFAIFIVTNSFTASLTSITISQVKPSVLDIQTLKERNSPIGCDGNSFIIKYLTEVLNFKPGNIRKINSMSDYPAAFDNKEIEAAFFVAPHAKVFLAKYSCKGFIKAGNTYRLGGFGFVFPKGSSLAADISEALLSMIESGETEQLEKEMLNGIENEGKANCSDLASKGKNNSSIGLPPYLGLFSICSTVTILGLSYYVICWLVKNVETLASHAVLTLTQLWRIWRWTTNIFARCCSKMQSRTMRRIGSCTETRNAEENVTDSQQIPVVVELVDTVLAAHAS
- the LOC131638799 gene encoding glutamate receptor 2.9-like isoform X1; protein product: MGRNSSLQLIICFNIVLYLLAWSRVQTSHSLVLQRTTIMSIGAVLDLTSLMGKQQKIAMDIAVEEFNIDQFSSFNIDLQIKDSHRNSAQVIASVMELSQSNQVQAIIGTITHNEATLASEFSGTINTIPIMSLTSFSARPELLSPRLPHFIQVGDDINLHMQCISAIVGEFGWKKVTVIYELNNDFSSDPGILLSLSYSLKLVGSEIDNHLAFPSLSTLSDPKTTIENELHKLKKKSNRVFLIVHSSLELANMLCEKAKQIGLMEKGSVWIIPNEVAGLLDSVNSSVIFNMQGVVGFKTHFIEKSEAFREFKFKFQRKFSLEYPEEDNINPSIFALQAYDATKAIAKAANKSSQGKFSLTEFSKMTFLSNKFERLSGKTFSKKNGQLLQSPTFNIINVIGKSYREMASWSPALGFSKHIVNHNKVMEIRANNDDSDGVFKTVYWPGELQSVPKGHNNEQRSLKIAIPSNGAFTQFVNVEYDQGNNEPKVTGFSVSVFKAAVKRLPYVLNYKFFPFNGSYDEMVDHVYNKTLDAAVGDTSIVAYRYHLVEFSQPYIESGLHMVVTEQPAKSKETWMFLAAFTKEMWLMMTAMHVFVGFVIWLIEREVNEDLRGFGSMLWFLVTVLFYAHREPIRRPLAQVVLTPWLFAIFIVTNSFTASLTSITISQVKPSVLDIQTLKERNSPIGCDGNSFIIKYLTEVLNFKPGNIRKINSMSDYPAAFDNKEIEAAFFVAPHAKVFLAKYSCKGFIKAGNTYRLGGFGFVGFSPLIVTEFLTCLVEVKLGCFQKAQV